From Anaerohalosphaera lusitana, one genomic window encodes:
- the wrbA gene encoding NAD(P)H:quinone oxidoreductase encodes MKILIVYYSLYGHTLKLARAAEQGASQIENAEVIFRRVREFPETEVDMPNHPHADKVWQQQKDTPECTLDDLKAADGIIFASPTRFGNMIAQMKRLFDSCASLWMEGALEGKPAGVLTSTASTHGGQETTLVSMMIPILHLGMVVVGCPYSIDGMIHTEARGATPYGPTTLAGPDNSREPHEQDIEIAKQYGKRFATITAKMTQ; translated from the coding sequence ATGAAAATTCTCATCGTCTACTATTCCCTCTACGGCCACACCCTCAAACTTGCACGTGCCGCCGAGCAGGGCGCATCCCAGATCGAAAACGCCGAAGTCATCTTCCGTCGCGTCCGCGAGTTCCCCGAAACCGAAGTCGACATGCCCAACCACCCCCACGCCGACAAGGTCTGGCAGCAGCAGAAGGACACCCCCGAATGCACCCTCGACGACCTCAAAGCCGCCGACGGCATAATCTTCGCCTCACCCACCCGCTTCGGCAACATGATCGCCCAGATGAAACGCCTCTTCGACTCCTGCGCATCGCTCTGGATGGAAGGCGCCCTCGAAGGCAAACCCGCAGGCGTCCTCACCTCCACCGCAAGCACCCACGGCGGCCAGGAAACCACTCTCGTATCCATGATGATCCCAATCCTCCACCTCGGCATGGTCGTCGTAGGCTGCCCATACTCCATCGATGGCATGATCCACACCGAGGCCCGAGGCGCAACCCCCTACGGCCCGACAACCCTAGCAGGCCCCGACAACTCACGCGAACCACACGAACAGGACATCGAAATAGCAAAACAATACGGCAAACGCTTCGCAACCATAACCGCAAAAATGACACAATGA